A stretch of the Leptodactylus fuscus isolate aLepFus1 unplaced genomic scaffold, aLepFus1.hap2 HAP2_SCAFFOLD_992, whole genome shotgun sequence genome encodes the following:
- the LOC142189542 gene encoding uncharacterized protein LOC142189542: FSSSCISAFPPSAPWIWQQSSMPVCIVNGCPSGGRQKEHGVIVHVFPKDRNMIRAWLVQTGQDFGDLEQFVNKVYEGKKTDSYRLCSKHFAPECYTHLDGWRKILRKDAIPTIFFPPSLPSTSFGLNGKFPARKRRKLDRDGHLVPLGFCEHCGQQSVRIPNTISVGVNTDSILVKWDRSTQTDPKMNTRAVAVEHKIKTYRKKTQCNLPYSRNKLRLRGSDGSKVPHVSIASSTKAAVGSAIHPYGFYPATPMALFTLPTEKGIGAQNIIVERKPGLSLLQAEFTSMFQASVVETDDVRELDQKTGMVVDPEVIKRNLMNERKFMVSESCLDTLITMVPCKGPGPCRKPIVKIFKKVVGTFVSIYVTCTDNHRTHLWESQPKKGNIPVGNLALSASILFSGTTFRQVHNLFYHMGLECIRKSTYHKYQRNYIFPTIQQHWKKDQARNLSDLGNSSICIVGDGQCDGPGRNARFCVYTLLDATTKKILTFRVEPMQPGLSPAHLEKEAFQKSLEKLQRKKVCIKVVCTDKHGGIKRMIRNDFNTMVHQLDVWHMARSIGTKVLTASKRKHCGELSAWVNAVRDHLWWAASTCENNPELLLEKWNSLLNHTANEHSWCGNKLYHCCEHDPLEEMHVRRKWLHWGSAAHNSLREIVLNPRLQNDLRHLFTFCHPGDIELFHSAILKYRPKRGDFVKDSVKARIRLAGLHHNHNIHRVQHVRKATVRPATQRRLAVCSKDRKQQLLCAVYEPSNQRFLLDIMKDVLELVEAST, translated from the exons GTTCTCTTCTTCTTGTATTTCGGCCTTTCCCCCGAGTGCTCCTTGGATTTGGCAGCAGAGCAG CATGCCTGTTTGCATCGTCAATGGATGTCCATCCGGAGGTCGCCAGAAAGAACACGGGGTCATCGTCCATGTTTTCCCAAAAGACAGGAACATGATCCGGGCCTGGCTGGTTCAGACGGGACAAGACTTTGGAGATCTGGAACAGTTTGTCAACAAGGTTTACGAGGGGAAAAAAACCGACAGCTACAGACTGTGCTCCAAGCACTTTGCTCCTGAATGTTACACGCATTTGGACGGATGGCGCAAAATTCTACGGAAAGACGCCATCCCCACCATCTTCTTTCCTCCCAGCTTACCGTCTACCAGTTTTGGGCTGAATGGGAAATTTCCTGCTCGAAAAAGACGCAAATTGGACCGAGATGGTCACCTGGTGCCGCTTGGCTTTTGTGAACATTGTGGCCAACAATCGGTGCGGATCCCAAACACCATCTCAGTTGGAGTGAACACAGACTCCATCCTTGTCAAATGGGACAGGTCAACGCAAACGGATCCGAAGATGAACACCAGGGCAGTGGCCGTAGAACATAAAATAAAGACATATCGGAAGAAGACTCAGTGTAACCTGCCCTACAGCAGAAACAAGCTGAGGCTCCGGGGCAGTGACGGCAGCAAGGTGCCACATGTCAGTATTGCCTCCAGTACAAAGGCAGCGGTTGGCAGCGCCATACATCCTTACGGGTTTTATCCGGCGACACCAATGGCGCTATTTACCCTGCCGACAGAGAAAGGAATTGGAGCGCAGAACATCATTGTAGAGAGGAAGCCGGGCCTCAGCTTACTGCAGGCGGAATTTACGTCCATGTTTCAGGCCTCGGTGGTGGAGACTGATGACGTTCGAGAACTTGACCAGAAAACAGGAATGGTGGTGGATCCAGAAGTTATCAAGAGAAATTTGATGAACGAAAGGAAATTTATGGTTTCCGAATCTTGTCTCGATACCCTGATCACAATGGTGCCCTGCAAGGGACCCGGGCCCTGTAGGAAGCCCATCGTCAAGATCTTTAAGAAGGTTGTGGGGACCTTTGTCAGTATATATGTCACTTGTACAGACAACCACCGCACACATCTGTGGGAAAGCCAACCCAAGAAGGGCAACATCCCAGTGGGCAACCTTGCGCTCTCCGCGTCCATTCTCTTCAGTGGCACCACCTTTAGGCAGGTTCACAACTTGTTCTACCACATGGGTCTTGAATGTATTAGAAAGTCCACCTACCACAAATATCAAAGGAACTACATCTTCCCAACCATACAACAGCATTGGAAGAAGGACCAGGCCAGAAACCTGTCTGACCTGGGCAACTCTTCTATATGTATTGTTGGAGACGGACAGTGCGATGGCCCAGGCCGCAATGCCAGATTCTGTGTGTACACTTTACTGGATGCAACCACAAAGAAGATCCTGACCTTCCGGGTGGAGCCGATGCAGCCCGGCCTTTCTCCTGCTCATCTGGAGAAGGAAGCCTTCCAAAAGTCCTTGGAGAAACTTCAAAGGAAAAAGGTCTGCATCAAGGTGGTGTGCACCGACAAACATGGCGGCATTAAGAGAATGATCAGGAATGATTTTAACACGATGGTCCACCAGCTGGACGTCTGGCACATGGCGAGATCCATAGGGACAAAGGTTCTTACTGCCAGCAAAAGAAAACATTGTGGTGAGCTTAGCGCCTGGGTGAACGCGGTCAGAGATCATCTATGGTGGGCGGCGAGCACGTGCGAGAACAATCCAGAACTTCTCCTAGAAAAGTGGAACTCTCTGCTGAACCACACTGCCAACGAGCACTCGTGGTGCGGCAACAAACTCTACCACTGCTGCGAACACGATCCTCTAGAAGAAATGCACGTCCGGAGGAAATGGCTCCACTGGGGGAGTGCGGCCCACAACTCGCTCCGAGAAATCGTGCTCAATCCCCGGCTGCAGAACGACCTAAGACATCTCTTCACCTTCTGTCACCCGGGGGACATAGAATTATTCCACAGCGCCATCTTAAAGTACCGGCCAAAGAGAGGCGACTTTGTCAAGGACAGTGTGAAGGCCAGGATTCGGTTGGCAGGTTTACACCACAATCATAAC